From the genome of Gorilla gorilla gorilla isolate KB3781 chromosome 4, NHGRI_mGorGor1-v2.1_pri, whole genome shotgun sequence, one region includes:
- the LOC101154437 gene encoding tubulin gamma-1 chain, which produces MPREIITLQLGQCGNQIGFEFWKQLCAEHGISPEGIVEEFATEGTDRKDVFFYQADDEHYIPRAVLLDLEPRVIHSILNSPYAKLYNPENIYLSEHGGGAGNNWASGFSQGEKIHEDIFDIIDREADGSDSLEGFVLCHSIAGGTGSGLGSYLLERLNDRYPKKLVQTYSVFPNQDEMSDVVVQPYNSLLTLKRLTQNADCVVVLDNTALNRIATDRLHIQNPSFSQINQLVSTIMSASTTTLRYPGYMNNDLIGLIASLIPTPRLHFLMTGYTPLTTDQSVASVRKTTVLDVMRRLLQPKNVMVSTGRDRQTNHCYIAILNIIQGEVDPTQVHKSLQRIRERKLANFIPWGPASIQVALSRKSPYLPSAHRVSGLMMANHTSISSLFERTCRQYDKLRKREAFLEQFRKEDMFKDNFDEMDTSREIVQQLIDEYHAATRPDYISWGTQEQ; this is translated from the exons ATGCCGAGGGAAATCATCACCCTACAGTTGGGCCAGTGCGGCAATCAGA TTGGGTTCGAGTTCTGGAAACAGCTGTGCGCCGAGCATGGTATCAGCCCCGAGGGCATCGTGGAGGAGTTCGCCACCGAGGGCACTGACCGCAAGGACGTCTTTTTCTACCAG GCAGACGATGAGCACTACATCCCCCGGGCCGTGCTGCTGGACTTGGAACCCCGGGTGATCCACTCCATCCTCAACTCCCCCTATGCCAAGCTCTACAACCCAGAGAACATCTACCTGTCGGAACATGGAGGAGGAGCTGGCAACAACTGGGCCAGCGGATTCTCCCAG GGAGAAAAGATCCATGAGGACATTTTCGACATCATAGACCGGGAGGCAGATGGTAGTGACAGTCTAGAG GGCTTTGTGCTGTGTCACTCCATTGCTGGGGGGACAGGCTCTGGACTGGGTTCCTACCTCTTAGAACGGCTGAATGACAG gTATCCTAAGAAGCTGGTGCAGACATACTCAGTGTTTCCCAACCAGGACGAGATGAGCGATGTGGTGGTCCAGCCTTACAATTCACTCCTCACACTCAAGAGGCTGACGCAGAATGCAGATTGTGTG GTGGTGCTGGACAACACAGCCCTGAACCGGATTGCCACAGACCGCCTGCACATCCAGAACCCATCCTTCTCCCAGATCAACCAGCTG GTGTCCACCATCATGTCGGCCAGCACCACCACCCTGCGCTACCCCGGCTACATGAACAATGACCTCATCGGCCTCATCGCCTCGCTCATTCCCACCCCACGGCTCCACTTCCTCATGACCGGCTACACCCCGCTCACTACGGACCAGTCA GTGGCCAGCGTGAGGAAGACCACGGTCCTGGATGTCATGAGGCGGCTGCTGCAGCCCAAGAACGTGATGGTGTCCACAGGCCGAGACCGCCAGACCAACCACTGCTACATCGCCATCCTCAACATCATCCAGGGAGAGGTGGACCCCACCCAG GTCCACAAGAGCTTGCAGAGGATCCGGGAACGGAAGTTGGCCAACTTCATCCCGTGGGGCCCCGCCAGCATCCAGGTGGCCCTGTCGAGGAAGTCTCCCTACCTGCCCTCGGCCCACCGGGTCAGCGGGCTCATGATGGCCAACCACACCAGCATCTCCTCG CTCTTCGAGAGAACCTGTCGCCAGTATGACAAGCTGCGTAAGCGGGAGGCCTTCCTGGAGCAGTTCCGCAAGGAGGACATGTTCAAGGACAACTTTGATGAGATGGACACATCCAGGGAGATTGTGCAGCAGCTCATCGATGAGTACCATGCGGCCACACGGCCAGACTACATCTCCTGGGGCACCCAGGAGCAGTGA